From a single Thioalbus denitrificans genomic region:
- a CDS encoding hydrogenase-1 expression HyaE, which produces MSSPLIDRLVTELGYARLEIDDLDPFLHAHEHVVLFFAGDPGRYPESGDVAVILPELVKTLDGRVTPAVVAAGAESALQGRYGFSAWPALVFLRRGAYLGTITRVQDWADYLAGAERILTAEPVRPPTIGIPVATANCH; this is translated from the coding sequence ATGAGCTCACCCCTGATCGATCGTCTCGTCACGGAGCTGGGCTACGCCCGCCTGGAAATCGACGACCTCGACCCCTTTCTGCACGCCCATGAGCACGTGGTGCTGTTCTTCGCCGGTGATCCCGGGCGCTATCCGGAGAGCGGCGACGTGGCGGTGATCCTCCCGGAACTGGTCAAGACGCTCGACGGGCGGGTCACGCCGGCCGTGGTGGCGGCCGGGGCCGAATCCGCCCTGCAGGGTCGCTATGGCTTCAGCGCCTGGCCGGCGCTGGTGTTCCTGCGCCGGGGCGCCTACCTGGGCACCATCACCCGGGTGCAGGACTGGGCCGACTACCTGGCCGGCGCCGAGCGCATCCTCACAGCCGAACCGGTGCGTCCGCCCACCATCGGCATTCCCGTCGCCACCGCAAACTGCCACTGA
- a CDS encoding sigma-54-dependent transcriptional regulator: MGEKATILALDDEPRSLETLGRILEDDFNVLTATTTGEAEAILAREWVQVILCDQRMPGMTGVEFLKRVRALWPDVVRIILSGYTEPSDIIQGINEAGIYQYLTKPWHPDQLILTINNAVRLFHLQRQSDLLALEMKVATSTLETRTSKRREALKRTFRYDSLVRTADSPLNATVDQVQRVAPFDISVLITGESGSGKELIARALHYNSLRADGPFVAENCGALPDQLLESELFGHKRGAFTGAVEDRVGLFEQADGGTVFLDEIGDISPAFQVKLLRVLQEGEIRPLGSNQRRRVDIRVIAATNRDLETEVRAGRYRDDLYYRLATTSIRVPPLRERRMDIPTLARALLEQAIEQHGKRVRGFTDEALECMQAYHWPGNVRELQNEVQCMLVMGSRDLLGAELLSPRILQAIPGDEGWDEPEPGLEPGAGTLKERLDSLEARILREALIRNRWNKSKTARELGLSRVGLRSKLERHGLEKIQPLKTRRRAGGNGD; this comes from the coding sequence ATGGGCGAGAAGGCCACCATCCTGGCGCTGGACGACGAGCCGCGCTCCCTGGAGACGCTGGGGCGGATCCTGGAGGACGACTTCAACGTCCTCACCGCCACCACGACCGGGGAAGCGGAGGCCATCCTGGCCCGTGAATGGGTGCAGGTGATCCTCTGCGATCAGCGCATGCCCGGCATGACCGGGGTGGAGTTCCTCAAGCGGGTCCGCGCGCTCTGGCCCGACGTGGTGCGCATCATCCTCTCCGGCTATACCGAGCCCAGCGACATCATCCAGGGCATCAACGAGGCCGGCATCTACCAGTACCTAACCAAGCCCTGGCACCCGGATCAGCTGATCCTCACCATCAACAACGCCGTGCGCCTGTTCCACCTCCAGCGCCAGAGCGATCTGCTGGCGCTGGAGATGAAGGTGGCCACCTCCACCCTGGAGACCCGGACCAGCAAGCGCCGCGAGGCGCTCAAGCGCACCTTCCGCTACGACAGCCTGGTACGCACCGCCGACAGCCCGCTGAACGCCACGGTCGACCAGGTCCAGCGCGTGGCGCCGTTCGACATCTCCGTACTCATCACCGGCGAGTCCGGCTCCGGCAAGGAGCTCATCGCCCGCGCCCTGCACTACAACAGCCTGCGCGCCGACGGCCCGTTCGTGGCCGAGAACTGCGGGGCGCTGCCCGATCAGCTGCTCGAGAGCGAGCTGTTCGGCCACAAGCGCGGCGCCTTCACCGGCGCGGTGGAGGACCGCGTCGGCCTGTTCGAGCAGGCCGACGGCGGCACCGTGTTCCTGGACGAGATCGGCGACATCTCGCCGGCGTTCCAGGTGAAACTGCTGCGCGTGCTGCAGGAGGGCGAGATCCGCCCGCTCGGCAGCAACCAGCGGCGCCGGGTCGACATCCGGGTCATCGCCGCCACCAACCGGGACCTGGAAACGGAGGTCCGCGCCGGTCGCTACCGCGACGATCTCTACTACCGGCTCGCCACCACCTCCATCCGCGTCCCGCCGCTGCGCGAACGGCGCATGGACATCCCGACCCTGGCCCGGGCGCTGCTGGAGCAGGCCATCGAGCAGCACGGCAAGCGGGTGCGGGGCTTCACCGACGAGGCCCTCGAGTGCATGCAGGCCTACCACTGGCCCGGCAACGTGCGCGAGCTGCAGAACGAGGTGCAGTGCATGCTGGTGATGGGCAGCCGCGATCTGCTCGGCGCCGAGCTGCTCTCGCCCCGCATTCTCCAGGCCATACCCGGCGACGAGGGCTGGGACGAGCCGGAGCCGGGCCTGGAACCCGGGGCGGGCACCCTGAAGGAGCGGCTCGACTCCCTGGAGGCGCGCATCCTGCGCGAGGCGCTCATCCGCAACCGCTGGAACAAGAGCAAGACCGCCCGCGAGCTCGGCCTGTCCCGGGTGGGCTTGCGCAGCAAGCTGGAGCGCCACGGACTGGAGAAGATCCAGCCCCTCAAGACCCGCAGGCGGGCCGGCGGCAACGGCGACTGA
- a CDS encoding HyaD/HybD family hydrogenase maturation endopeptidase, with protein MQTTPRVLVLGIGNLLWADEGFGVRAVEALHRRYRFPPHVRLLDGGTQGIYLVQDVREADILVVFDAIDYGLPPGTLRIVEGTAVPKFMGAKKMSLHQTGFQEVLALADLMGEYPAHLLLIGVQPVELEDYGGSLRPQVKAQIDPALAIALKYLAGFGIEARPRWDPDIGALHLPHAALGLDAYESGRPTSAEACRSGDPRVLAGARRRDS; from the coding sequence ATGCAGACCACCCCGAGGGTGCTCGTCCTCGGCATCGGCAACCTGTTGTGGGCCGACGAGGGCTTCGGCGTGCGGGCCGTGGAGGCACTGCACCGGCGTTACCGCTTTCCCCCCCATGTGCGCCTGCTGGACGGCGGCACCCAGGGCATCTACCTGGTCCAGGACGTGCGCGAGGCCGACATCCTGGTGGTCTTCGACGCCATCGACTACGGCCTCCCGCCCGGCACCCTGCGCATCGTCGAGGGAACGGCGGTGCCGAAGTTCATGGGCGCCAAGAAGATGAGCCTGCACCAGACGGGATTCCAGGAGGTGCTGGCCCTGGCCGATCTGATGGGCGAGTACCCCGCGCACCTCCTGCTCATCGGTGTCCAGCCGGTGGAGCTGGAAGACTACGGCGGCAGCCTGCGGCCGCAGGTCAAGGCGCAGATCGACCCGGCCCTGGCCATCGCGCTGAAGTACCTGGCCGGCTTCGGCATCGAGGCCAGGCCACGCTGGGACCCGGATATCGGGGCCCTCCACCTGCCCCACGCCGCCCTCGGCCTCGACGCCTACGAGTCCGGCCGGCCCACGTCGGCGGAGGCCTGCCGCAGTGGCGACCCCCGCGTGCTGGCCGGCGCCCGGCGGAGGGATTCCTGA
- the gmhB gene encoding D-glycero-beta-D-manno-heptose 1,7-bisphosphate 7-phosphatase, with protein MKLIILDRDGVINEDSDAYIKSPEEWVPIPGSLEAIARLNRAGWTVAVATNQSGVGRGLYDRATLDRIHARMNAALAAAGGRVDALYYCPHTPEDHCTCRKPLPGLLESIARHYGVSLAGVPAIGDSLRDLQAAVAVDARPILVRTGKGEQTLTNPDLPPGTPVYPDLAAAVTGLLNSEPAAEDHRENTAC; from the coding sequence ATGAAGCTCATCATTCTCGATCGCGACGGGGTCATCAACGAGGACTCGGACGCCTACATCAAGTCGCCGGAGGAGTGGGTGCCGATACCCGGCAGCCTCGAGGCCATCGCCCGGCTCAACCGCGCCGGCTGGACCGTGGCCGTGGCCACCAACCAGTCGGGGGTGGGCCGGGGACTCTACGACCGCGCCACCCTGGACCGGATTCACGCCCGGATGAACGCCGCGCTGGCCGCCGCCGGCGGTCGTGTCGACGCCCTCTACTACTGCCCCCACACTCCCGAGGATCACTGCACCTGCCGCAAGCCGCTGCCCGGCCTGCTGGAGTCCATCGCCCGCCATTACGGCGTCAGCCTGGCCGGGGTGCCCGCCATCGGCGACTCGTTGCGGGACCTGCAGGCGGCGGTGGCGGTGGACGCCCGGCCCATCCTGGTGCGCACCGGAAAGGGTGAGCAAACGCTTACCAACCCCGATCTCCCCCCGGGCACCCCGGTCTACCCGGATCTGGCCGCCGCCGTCACCGGGCTGCTGAACTCCGAACCCGCTGCCGAAGACCACAGGGAGAACACGGCATGCTGA
- a CDS encoding nickel-dependent hydrogenase large subunit gives MNDRSVTPEGCIRLRLAIRAGAVCRVDLHADRPRAAEQLFRDRPIEQVLRSLPLLFGVCATAQGSAAVQACEQALGLRIDPGHRDARALLVDFESAREHLLRVLLDWHAALGDTPHAPELVSVARLNHGISTLLYPEGDGFHPGGGTLRVRTAALQERIEGLTEILERSVFGLRIPEWWKIAGSDALAGWAAGGSTVAARLVHHIAAWGWSRLGQSDIPALPATPAWELHARFCGDAGFTSRPSWNDTPCETGASTRQRHLPLVAALAASHGNGLLTRTAARLCELAVIHQRIVSMARNLNGRSIDAAPPAPATAAGVGLAQVEAARGRLVHRVELEGPSVRRYQILAPTEWNFHPNGAVARGLMGLPADDRLEERVGLLIQSVDPCVGWRLEVVGHA, from the coding sequence ATGAACGACCGTTCCGTAACGCCGGAAGGGTGCATCCGCCTGCGCCTGGCGATTCGCGCCGGTGCGGTGTGCCGGGTCGACCTGCACGCCGATCGGCCCCGGGCGGCGGAACAGTTGTTCCGGGATCGGCCGATCGAACAGGTGCTGCGAAGCCTGCCGCTGCTGTTCGGCGTGTGCGCCACGGCCCAGGGCAGCGCCGCGGTGCAGGCCTGTGAACAGGCGCTCGGCCTGCGGATCGATCCCGGGCACCGGGACGCGCGTGCCTTGCTGGTCGACTTCGAAAGTGCCCGCGAGCACCTGCTGCGGGTGCTGCTGGACTGGCACGCGGCACTGGGCGACACACCGCACGCCCCGGAACTGGTGTCTGTGGCACGGCTCAACCACGGTATCTCCACGCTGCTCTACCCGGAGGGAGACGGCTTCCATCCCGGCGGCGGCACGCTGCGGGTGCGCACCGCTGCCCTGCAGGAACGCATCGAGGGACTGACGGAAATACTGGAACGCTCGGTATTCGGCCTGCGGATCCCGGAGTGGTGGAAGATCGCCGGGAGCGATGCCCTGGCTGGCTGGGCGGCGGGCGGATCGACCGTGGCGGCCCGCCTGGTTCATCACATTGCCGCTTGGGGATGGTCCCGGCTGGGGCAGTCCGACATCCCTGCCCTGCCGGCAACCCCGGCCTGGGAACTGCACGCCCGCTTCTGCGGGGATGCCGGCTTCACCTCTCGTCCCAGCTGGAATGACACGCCCTGCGAAACCGGCGCCAGCACCCGCCAGCGGCACCTGCCGCTGGTCGCGGCGCTCGCGGCCAGTCACGGCAACGGCCTGCTTACGCGGACGGCGGCGAGACTCTGCGAGCTGGCGGTCATCCACCAGCGCATCGTCTCCATGGCCAGGAACCTGAACGGACGTTCCATCGATGCCGCTCCCCCGGCACCCGCCACGGCAGCCGGGGTCGGACTCGCCCAGGTCGAAGCCGCCCGCGGCCGGCTGGTGCACCGGGTGGAACTGGAAGGACCAAGTGTACGGCGCTATCAGATCCTGGCTCCCACGGAGTGGAACTTCCACCCCAACGGCGCGGTGGCGCGGGGGCTGATGGGCCTCCCGGCCGACGACCGGCTGGAGGAGCGGGTAGGGCTGCTGATCCAGTCGGTGGATCCCTGCGTCGGCTGGCGGCTGGAGGTGGTCGGCCATGCATGA
- the glyS gene encoding glycine--tRNA ligase subunit beta, which produces MADTRDLLIEIGTEELPPKALRRLSQAFAAGITAGLAKADLAHGEVLTYASPRRLAVHIRSLQSAQADRVLERRGPALRAAFDDDGRPTRAAQGFAGSCGVAVEALEKLETEQGAWLVFRSQQPGQPTAALVPAIVEQSLAALPIPKRMRWGSLKVEFVRPVHWVVLLFGDEVIDAEVLGIRAGRETRGHRFLHPGALYLGEPEAYAPLLETEGHVLADFDARREAIRAQVLEAGVAAGGRAVVDEALLDEVTALVEWPRALAVPFEERFLEVPAEALVSAMHNHQKCFHVVDGDGRMLPSFITVANIESRDEAQVVAGNARVMRARLSDADFFYRTDLDTPLADRLDSLRSVVFQQQLGSLFDKAERVGRLAAHIADRLGFDPDNARRAGMLSKCDLMTSMVGEFPELQGIMGEYYAAHAHEPGDVPRALNEQYMPRFSGDALPSTDSGRAVAIADKLDTLVGIFGIGQPPSGDKDPFALRRAAVGVLRILVEGGLPLDLTWALAEARGGYDGRISAPDVEEQVFTFMLERLRAWYQEEGVRPDVFEAVLATRPVRPLDFHHRIHAVAAFRELPEAESLAAANKRVHNILKKTEEAIPAAVDAGRLVESAERELADQVAAQREAVRPLLDNGDYTEALRRLAGLRAAVDAFFDQVLVMAEDPAVRANRLALLSGLRGLFLEVADISRLQS; this is translated from the coding sequence ATGGCTGACACCCGCGACCTGCTCATCGAGATAGGGACCGAGGAGCTGCCGCCCAAGGCCCTGCGGCGTCTCTCCCAGGCCTTCGCCGCGGGCATCACCGCCGGGCTGGCCAAGGCGGACCTGGCCCACGGCGAGGTGCTGACCTACGCCAGCCCGCGCCGGCTGGCGGTCCACATCCGCTCGCTGCAGTCCGCCCAGGCGGACCGGGTGCTCGAGCGCCGCGGCCCGGCGCTGCGGGCCGCCTTCGACGACGACGGCCGGCCCACCCGGGCCGCCCAGGGCTTCGCCGGCTCCTGCGGGGTGGCGGTGGAGGCGCTGGAGAAGCTGGAGACGGAGCAGGGCGCCTGGCTCGTGTTCCGCTCCCAGCAGCCCGGCCAGCCCACCGCCGCGCTGGTGCCCGCCATCGTGGAACAGTCCCTGGCCGCGCTGCCCATTCCCAAGCGCATGCGCTGGGGCAGCCTCAAGGTGGAATTCGTGCGCCCGGTGCACTGGGTGGTCCTGCTGTTCGGCGACGAGGTCATCGACGCCGAGGTGCTGGGCATCCGCGCCGGCCGCGAGACCCGCGGCCACCGCTTCCTGCACCCCGGCGCCCTCTACCTGGGCGAGCCGGAGGCCTACGCGCCGCTGCTGGAGACCGAGGGCCACGTGCTGGCCGACTTCGATGCCCGCCGCGAAGCCATCCGCGCCCAGGTGCTGGAGGCGGGCGTCGCCGCCGGCGGCCGGGCGGTGGTGGACGAGGCGCTGCTCGACGAGGTCACCGCCCTGGTGGAATGGCCCCGCGCCCTGGCGGTGCCGTTCGAGGAGCGTTTCCTGGAGGTCCCGGCCGAGGCCCTGGTCTCGGCCATGCACAACCACCAGAAGTGCTTCCACGTGGTGGATGGCGACGGCCGGATGCTGCCCAGCTTCATCACCGTGGCCAACATCGAGAGCCGCGACGAGGCCCAGGTGGTGGCCGGCAATGCGCGGGTCATGCGTGCGCGCCTCTCCGACGCCGATTTCTTCTACCGCACCGATCTCGACACCCCGCTGGCCGATCGCCTCGATTCCCTGCGCAGCGTGGTGTTCCAGCAGCAGCTGGGCAGCCTGTTCGACAAGGCCGAGCGGGTGGGGCGGCTGGCCGCCCACATCGCCGATCGCCTGGGGTTCGATCCCGACAACGCCCGTCGCGCCGGCATGCTCTCCAAGTGCGACCTGATGACCAGCATGGTGGGCGAGTTCCCCGAGCTGCAGGGCATCATGGGCGAGTACTACGCCGCCCACGCCCATGAGCCCGGCGACGTGCCGCGGGCGCTGAACGAGCAGTACATGCCGCGCTTCTCCGGCGACGCCCTGCCGTCCACCGACAGCGGGCGGGCGGTGGCCATCGCCGACAAGCTCGACACCCTGGTGGGCATTTTCGGCATCGGCCAGCCACCGAGCGGCGACAAGGACCCCTTCGCCCTGCGCCGGGCCGCCGTCGGCGTCCTGCGCATCCTCGTCGAGGGCGGGCTCCCCCTGGACCTGACCTGGGCCCTGGCCGAAGCCCGCGGCGGCTACGACGGCCGCATCAGCGCGCCCGACGTGGAGGAGCAGGTCTTCACCTTCATGCTCGAGCGACTGCGCGCCTGGTACCAGGAGGAGGGCGTGCGGCCCGACGTATTCGAGGCGGTGCTCGCCACCCGCCCGGTCCGCCCGCTGGACTTTCACCACCGGATACACGCGGTGGCCGCGTTCCGGGAGCTGCCCGAGGCGGAGAGCCTGGCCGCGGCCAACAAGCGGGTGCACAACATCCTCAAGAAGACCGAGGAGGCGATCCCCGCTGCGGTTGACGCCGGGCGGCTGGTGGAGAGCGCCGAGCGCGAGCTCGCCGACCAGGTCGCCGCCCAGCGCGAGGCGGTCCGGCCGCTGCTGGACAACGGCGACTACACCGAGGCCCTGCGCCGGCTCGCCGGTCTGCGCGCCGCGGTGGATGCCTTCTTCGACCAGGTGCTGGTGATGGCCGAGGACCCGGCCGTGCGCGCCAACCGGCTGGCGCTGCTCAGCGGCCTGCGCGGGCTGTTCCTTGAGGTGGCCGACATCTCACGCCTGCAGTCCTGA
- a CDS encoding HypC/HybG/HupF family hydrogenase formation chaperone, which produces MCIGIPMQVVDPAGPFHAWCEGRGERRLVDLMLVGGQPPGGWVLVFLDSAREAIDPERAHRIGAALDALDAALRGDPLDHLFADLVDREPQLPPHLRSEKTP; this is translated from the coding sequence ATGTGCATCGGCATCCCCATGCAGGTGGTGGATCCCGCCGGACCCTTCCACGCCTGGTGCGAGGGGCGGGGGGAGCGGCGCCTGGTGGATCTCATGCTGGTGGGCGGGCAGCCGCCGGGCGGCTGGGTGCTGGTGTTTCTCGACAGCGCCCGCGAGGCGATCGACCCGGAGCGCGCCCACCGGATCGGGGCCGCCCTCGACGCGCTCGACGCCGCCCTGCGGGGCGACCCCCTGGATCACCTGTTCGCCGACCTCGTCGACCGGGAACCTCAACTGCCACCGCATCTGCGATCGGAGAAGACACCATGA
- the glyQ gene encoding glycine--tRNA ligase subunit alpha — protein sequence MTDFSQPAATGRGHDATTFQGLILALQDYWARQGCVLLQPLDMEVGAGTFHPATFLRAIGPEPWSAAYVQPSRRPTDGRYGENPNRLQHYYQFQVVIKPSPLDIQELYLGSLRELGIDPLVHDIRFVEDNWESPTLGAWGLGWEVWLNGMEVTQFTYFQQVGGIDCDPVMGEITYGLERIAMYLQGVENVFDLVWTDGPLGKVYYRDVFHQNEVEQSTYNFEQANVESLFGWFDNCERESQRLIEAGLPLPAYEQVLKASHTFNLLDARHAISVTERQRYILRVRALARAVAQAYYDAREALGFPMLAQAKEAAHG from the coding sequence GTGACCGATTTCAGCCAGCCCGCGGCCACCGGCCGGGGCCATGATGCAACCACTTTCCAGGGCCTGATCCTGGCGCTGCAGGACTACTGGGCGCGGCAGGGCTGCGTCCTGCTCCAGCCGCTGGACATGGAGGTGGGCGCGGGAACCTTCCACCCCGCCACCTTCCTGCGCGCCATCGGTCCGGAGCCCTGGAGCGCCGCCTACGTGCAGCCCTCCCGCCGCCCCACCGACGGGCGCTACGGCGAGAACCCCAACCGGCTGCAGCACTACTACCAGTTCCAGGTGGTCATCAAGCCCTCGCCGCTGGACATCCAGGAGCTCTACCTCGGCTCGCTGCGGGAGCTGGGCATCGACCCGCTGGTGCACGACATCCGCTTCGTGGAGGACAACTGGGAATCGCCCACCCTGGGCGCCTGGGGCCTCGGCTGGGAGGTGTGGCTCAACGGCATGGAGGTGACCCAGTTCACCTACTTCCAGCAGGTGGGCGGCATCGACTGCGACCCGGTCATGGGCGAGATCACCTACGGCCTGGAGCGCATCGCCATGTACCTGCAGGGGGTGGAGAACGTCTTCGACCTGGTCTGGACCGACGGTCCCCTGGGCAAGGTCTACTACCGCGACGTGTTCCACCAGAACGAGGTGGAGCAGTCCACCTACAACTTCGAGCAGGCGAACGTGGAGAGCCTGTTCGGCTGGTTCGACAACTGCGAGCGCGAGAGCCAGCGCCTGATCGAGGCCGGCCTGCCGCTGCCCGCCTACGAGCAGGTGCTCAAGGCCTCCCACACCTTCAACCTCCTGGACGCCCGCCACGCCATCTCGGTGACCGAGCGCCAGCGCTACATCCTGCGCGTGCGCGCCCTGGCCCGGGCCGTGGCCCAGGCCTACTACGACGCCCGCGAGGCGCTGGGCTTCCCCATGCTGGCCCAGGCCAAGGAGGCCGCCCATGGCTGA
- the hypA gene encoding hydrogenase maturation nickel metallochaperone HypA, whose protein sequence is MHELSLCEGILQVIEEQHRNGAFTRVRTLWLEIGALAGVEPDALRFGFDVVTRGSVAEGARLEIIEQPGQAWCLPCGAQVVVAARHSACPRCHSHQLQVTGGEELRIHSMEVE, encoded by the coding sequence ATGCATGAGCTCTCCCTCTGCGAAGGGATCCTGCAGGTGATCGAGGAACAGCACCGGAACGGGGCGTTCACCCGGGTGCGCACCCTGTGGCTCGAGATCGGAGCGCTCGCGGGCGTGGAACCGGATGCCCTGCGCTTCGGTTTCGATGTGGTCACCCGCGGTTCGGTGGCCGAAGGCGCGCGCCTGGAGATCATCGAACAGCCGGGACAGGCCTGGTGCCTGCCGTGCGGCGCACAGGTGGTTGTGGCGGCGCGCCATTCCGCCTGTCCCCGCTGCCATAGCCACCAGCTTCAGGTCACCGGCGGTGAAGAGCTGAGAATCCATTCAATGGAGGTGGAATGA
- the hypB gene encoding hydrogenase nickel incorporation protein HypB — protein MMCTVCGCGEGETRIGEGHHHGHHHDGDPHAHGHHHEHAHQAGAGLLDYGAGPARAHAPGLSQARMVRIERDILAKNDAYAGANRKRLAESGILALNLVSSPGSGKTTLLTRTIELLRDRLPVAVIEGDQQTANDAERIRAAGAPALQINTGKGCHLDAHMVGHALDTLQPEPHGVLFIENVGNLVCPAAFDLGEAHKVAILSVTEGEDKPLKYPDLFHAADLLLINKIDLLPYVEFDLERCLGYARQVKPGLEAIPLSATGGSGLEAWCDWILARRHQLLAENISHLERNLATLKQQLRTD, from the coding sequence ATGATGTGCACGGTATGCGGCTGCGGGGAAGGCGAGACCCGGATCGGGGAGGGGCACCACCATGGACACCATCATGACGGTGATCCCCATGCTCACGGACATCACCATGAACACGCGCACCAGGCGGGCGCCGGGCTGCTCGACTACGGCGCCGGGCCCGCCCGCGCCCATGCCCCCGGGCTCAGCCAGGCACGCATGGTGCGCATCGAGCGGGATATCCTGGCGAAGAACGACGCCTACGCCGGGGCCAACCGCAAGCGCCTGGCCGAATCCGGCATCCTCGCCCTCAACCTGGTCTCCAGCCCCGGCTCGGGGAAGACCACGCTGTTGACCCGGACCATCGAACTGCTGCGCGACCGGCTGCCGGTTGCCGTCATCGAGGGCGACCAGCAGACGGCCAACGACGCCGAGCGCATCCGCGCCGCCGGCGCCCCGGCGCTGCAGATCAATACCGGCAAGGGCTGCCACCTGGACGCCCACATGGTCGGCCACGCCCTCGACACCCTGCAGCCGGAGCCCCACGGGGTGCTGTTCATCGAGAACGTGGGCAATCTCGTCTGCCCCGCCGCGTTCGATCTCGGCGAGGCCCACAAGGTGGCCATCCTGTCGGTCACCGAGGGTGAGGACAAGCCCCTCAAGTACCCGGACCTGTTCCACGCCGCCGACCTCCTGCTCATCAACAAGATCGACCTCCTGCCCTACGTGGAGTTCGACCTGGAGCGCTGCCTCGGCTACGCCCGCCAGGTGAAGCCCGGGCTCGAGGCCATCCCCCTTTCGGCCACCGGCGGCAGCGGTCTGGAGGCCTGGTGCGACTGGATCCTGGCGCGCCGGCACCAGCTCCTCGCCGAGAACATCTCTCATCTGGAACGGAATTTGGCTACATTGAAGCAACAGCTGCGGACGGACTGA
- a CDS encoding nucleoside triphosphate pyrophosphohydrolase family protein codes for MSTYKPDKPEDWAAMLAAVQAFHDKHRFRETGGEELTYRVALMAEELGEISACVSKGKPKAELAEEVADLLILVMGTAIAAEFDLNAAFWEKMEKLMQRRSRMVNGRIRVSEFKD; via the coding sequence GTGAGCACTTACAAACCTGACAAGCCAGAAGACTGGGCCGCCATGCTGGCGGCGGTCCAGGCCTTTCACGACAAGCACCGGTTCCGGGAGACGGGCGGCGAGGAGCTCACCTACCGCGTGGCGCTGATGGCCGAGGAGCTGGGCGAGATCTCCGCCTGCGTCTCCAAGGGCAAGCCGAAGGCGGAGCTGGCGGAGGAGGTGGCCGACCTGCTCATCCTGGTCATGGGCACGGCCATCGCCGCGGAGTTCGACCTCAACGCCGCCTTCTGGGAGAAGATGGAGAAGCTCATGCAGCGCCGCTCGCGCATGGTCAACGGCCGCATCCGCGTCTCCGAGTTCAAGGACTGA
- a CDS encoding hydrogenase expression/formation protein, producing MKPFSIPVVTLGPGSQAGADDEPLDYLPLPREMTTFRLPELPGAEVLSARPRARSTLLEIRATLAACRAGDPALVVHLDDLDAEALQLVDQVLGEGEVSIRCAGREPLLAQESVLTGVWRLQHLDAAGRVRSHSVEVGDIPRALRTRAFTGADTHLVPVHRGELPEGVINAPPVLVELADHARGYRAGDPNHVINLTLLPQTPEDLAYLETTLGTGSVDILSRGYGNCRITSTRLRNVWWVRHFNSQDLPILTTLEVVDVPAVACAAREDLEDSHERLLEILEVLE from the coding sequence ATGAAGCCCTTTTCCATTCCGGTGGTGACCCTCGGTCCCGGCTCCCAGGCGGGTGCGGACGACGAACCGCTGGACTACCTGCCCCTGCCTCGCGAGATGACCACCTTCCGGCTTCCCGAGCTCCCCGGGGCGGAGGTCCTGAGCGCCCGCCCGCGGGCACGCTCGACGCTGCTGGAGATCCGCGCCACCCTGGCGGCCTGCCGCGCGGGCGACCCGGCCCTGGTGGTGCACCTGGACGATCTGGACGCGGAAGCCCTCCAGCTGGTGGACCAGGTGCTGGGCGAGGGCGAGGTGAGCATCCGCTGCGCCGGCCGCGAACCCCTGCTGGCACAGGAATCGGTGCTCACCGGGGTCTGGCGGCTTCAGCACCTGGACGCGGCGGGACGGGTCCGGTCCCATTCGGTGGAGGTGGGGGACATCCCCCGCGCACTGCGCACCCGGGCCTTCACGGGCGCCGATACCCACCTGGTCCCGGTGCATCGCGGCGAGCTTCCGGAGGGCGTCATCAATGCCCCCCCGGTCCTGGTGGAGCTGGCCGATCACGCCCGGGGCTACCGTGCGGGGGATCCCAACCACGTCATCAATCTCACCCTGCTGCCGCAGACACCTGAGGATCTCGCCTACCTCGAGACGACCCTGGGGACGGGTTCGGTGGATATCCTCTCCCGCGGCTACGGCAACTGCCGCATCACCTCGACCCGCCTGCGCAACGTCTGGTGGGTGCGCCATTTCAATTCCCAGGACCTGCCCATCCTCACCACCCTGGAGGTGGTGGACGTGCCGGCCGTCGCCTGTGCCGCGCGGGAGGACCTGGAGGACAGCCACGAACGCCTGCTGGAAATCCTGGAGGTGCTCGAATGA
- a CDS encoding rubredoxin — translation MRTSGFEGSFLGNPERLADGDRLECKICWFVYDPALGDPVSQVPPGTPFSALPMSWRCPECDGERDQFMVLRD, via the coding sequence ATGAGAACGTCCGGTTTCGAGGGCTCCTTTCTCGGCAACCCCGAGCGCCTGGCCGACGGCGATCGGCTGGAGTGCAAGATCTGCTGGTTCGTCTATGACCCCGCTCTCGGCGATCCGGTGTCCCAGGTACCGCCCGGCACGCCCTTCAGCGCCCTGCCGATGAGCTGGCGCTGCCCCGAGTGCGACGGCGAACGCGACCAGTTCATGGTGCTGCGGGACTGA